Genomic DNA from uncultured Desulfosarcina sp.:
AAACGAATTGAGACAGACCAAAGATGAAATCGTAAAATACAACAGCGCAAAGAAAGAGGTAATAGATACACTTGATGAGCTGAAATCCCTGAAAAGCGAAAGACGACGGGAACAGGAGCAAGTTGAAGAGTTAGTGGCTCGCAAGGCTTTATTGGAACAAAAGGTGGAAGAGCTTCGAGAGAAGTTGGGAGAGGACGATGCAACCGAGACAGAGACAGCGGGAAAGGCATTTAGTGACTTATTGGTTGAGCCTGCCTGCCTGCAACCTCAAGAGTTTGTATTGAGTCCACTTCAAATCAGCGAGATGGATGCCCTGAAAGAGGTACAGGACCAGCTTGCAAAAGAGGGCCTAATATTTCCGGAACGAGTGATCAAATCTTTTCATACATCCCTTAAATGCGCTGATATTAATCCCCTCACCGTGTTGGCTGGCGTTTCTGGAACAGGAAAAACCCTTCTACCAATCAAGTATGCGCAACTTATGGGTATGCATTCACTGGTAATGGCGGTTCAGCCTCGCTGGGATTCGCCGCAAGATATGTTTGGTTTCTATAATTATCTGGAGAAAAAATACAAAGCCACCGAAATGGCTCAAGCATTGGTTCGTATGGATGAATATCACCCATTTATGGGAGTGGGGGGAGCCAGCAAAGAGCGAATGTTGATGGTCATTATGGATGAGATGAACCTTGCCCGTACAGAATACTACTTCAGTGAATTTCTTTCCAAATTGGAACTTCGCCGTGAGGTCAATGACCCGTCTGATCCGTCTGATCGCAAAAAAGCGGAGATTGTTTTGGATCTTGGACCGGGTAGTAACGAAACATCTCGTCTTTGGGCCGGTAGCAACTTACTTTTTGTCGGCACCATGAACGAAGATGAGTCGACACAAAGCCTTTCAGACAAAGTTCTTGATCGTTCAAACGTATTGCGTTTCGGCAAACCGGCGAACCGCTTAGCAAGCGACTCAAAGTCAAGAGAGATGAAAAGGGCGGATGGATTTTTAACTAAAGAGCTTTGGCTGAGTTGGATACACAGCTTCGATGAACCCACCTCTTGGAGTCGGACAGTTGCTGACTGGACGGAGGCAGTCAATTCTGCACTTGAAAAAATTGGAAGGCCTTTCGGGTATCGCGTAGAAAAAGCCATACGATCATACGTAGCCAACTATCCAACCAATGGAGCAAGGGATGATTATAAACTGGCTTTTGCCGATCAAATTGAACAAAAAATATTACCAAAGCTTCGCGGCCTCGATTTTTCTGAACCATATGCAGCTGAGTGTTTAACACAGATACAAGATGTTGTTGTGCAACTTGGAGATAAAGATCTTAGCGAAACACTTAGCGGCGCAATTGAAATGGGAAATAGCAGTCTATTTCTATGGCAAGGTGTGTCACGGTAATTGATGAATCCATGATGAACAACCGAATTTATGTTAGCTTTCACCACTGGCCATGGTCTGTAGATGTTGAGGACGAATCTGCTTCTGCCACAGACGATGGGATTGAATTGCTATACTACGGCTCTCCTGTTGTTTCTGTGACCGCTGGCACCCAAGTTTTTCTATCAACCCGGTATGAAAAATTCGTTCCCTTAGGACCATCTTTTTTAGACGGTACCGAAGTGTATGAGACCCCCCATGGCGTCCTTTCTAAGAAAAGCCGCAGCCAGGGGGAAATGATGATTCTGTCCCAGGGCAGTAGGAAAAAGATTGCCATTGAAGCAAAAGGAGCGAAGCACAGAACAACAAGGGATGGAATTTCGGAAAGCCCGATGGCGGTTGAGGTTCTTCGTTGGTCGCAGTTTTTCGATGATTTGCTTGATGACAAGACAATCAAAGCAACTCAATCAGGTAAAATCCCATGGATTAAGGTTTTGCGATTTCTGGAGACCCAAAGGAGTGAACTTCAGAAACCCCGGCTTTCTTTGATCGTGCGTATTGCTGAGGCAATGCACTATAAATTGCCAAAAACCGTATCCGGGATGCGTCGAATCCTATTGCGTGAGCGAAGCCAGCAGAGAATCAGCCGTATCTGCGAAACGGATGACCGTTGCCTGCAATGGTATGTGCGCCAGCCAGGGACTAACATGGCTGAAAAGGGTGGCGGCCGTCAGGAATTACTTGCCGTTGTCCGTCGGGAATCCTTTGATGTTTTGGAAAATCGGGTACTCAAAGATTTTCTCTTTCGATGTGATTTAGAATCCAAACGTTACATCACAAACGAAGTTGAGATCAATCCGAACTTCGTTGGTTCAAAGCGGGGAAAAGATGTACGCCGATTTAGAGAAATATGCACAACCTCCCTAAAAAATCGTGATTTCGAGGCGGTTCCAAAGGCTGGGGCAATCGTAAGGCCAAATTATGTGCTGCAAAACGATCTACGCTACAAAGAAATATGGAAATGGTATTGTCGATTGTTGCGTCGGGCTGAAGAAAAGGATCGTTTTTGGGATTGGCAGTCTAGAACATGGGCAGACATCGTTCGCCTTCTAATGAACCTATCTATAGTTTACCTTGAAGGCATGGGTGCTCCAAAAAGAGGGGTTAACATTCGACGGGTGCTGGGCTCTTCTCTTCATGTGACTCGTGAGCAGGTGCTTGGCAGTCGCACGCGTGGTGGATGTGAGCCAGGCCCATTTGTAGTTGAACGGTGCAACAATGGCAAAGCACAGGCACTTGCTATATTAGAGGTGGTTCATCCAGATGAAGCGTACAAGCACAGCATAGTCAAAAATTTAGGCCGAACCGGTGGGCACCTTTATCTTGTTGTCCGACCCTTAGCGGATTCTCAAGTAAAAAGTGATGTTATGATCGTGTGGGGTGTTAATTCCGCAGGCACGAATAATCAGGTTCCTTGGGAGGATGTATCAGGATCGGCCACTAGGGCATTACTATTCCATAGAAATGTTTTGGCTGGAGCGAGAATAACTAACCTGCCCAAGCTTCATGGCCTGGTAGCTAATAGCGTCCTCGATTCTGAAGGCGCGGATGTTGTTTGTGAAGAATCAGACGCCCCGATAGTGGTAATACCCTCCGATCCACTCCGTTGGTATGATGTAGTCGAATATTTCGCGGTACTTTTATCCAATTGGCTGGAAAAACGGTTATGAGTTTTTATGAAGTATATGGATGTGCCGCCTTTGGTTTTGGCGACCAGGCGCTCCAGGTAGAAGGTAATATCAGCGAGCCAACCTTTTATCTAGCTGATGCCGTTCTGCCAACCCACCCGTCCGGAAAAATTAGAACTGGGGAAGACGCGGAAGAGGAGCGTATACACTCTGGCCTCTCATGGCCCCCCGAGGCACGGATTTCGAGGAAAGCATTCATGCGCCGCGCTCCCATCCCATGTGTTTGGAATGGGTTAGTGGAAGCAGGAGATCGCGTTGCCCGTTGGAAAGTGGGCCAGGGGGTCAGTTTCACGCTTAACCGCATTATTGCACTCCATATCGTCGATTTGCTTCAAAATGCTGGATTCAATAGGCAGGATATGGCAGTGCTCGCCATACCAGACGCTCTGGATGAGTTTGGGCAAGACGCATTGCTTAGAGAATTAAAGATTGCCGGTTTTGCGAACATACAATTGCTATGGAGGCCCGTCGCTGCGGCCATTTCATGGCTCTCAGAGATAGATCAAAACGAAAAACATGATTTGGGCAAAAGTCCAAATGAGCATATTGTAGTGGTTTACCTCGGACCAGATGGTGTGGAGATGACTACTTTTGGGTTGTGTCGAGAAGACTACGATGGAACCGAGTTCGTCATCCCAGTTCGTGAACGGCCTACATGCTTTCCTACCATTACTGGTTTTGATTGGGCCGCAAATGCAATCGAAGCCTTTCGCAAAGATATGGATGATGGGGCTTTTTGGCAGGCATTTACCAATTTCCCGCATATATGGGAGGCAATATCTGGCCGACGATATTCAAAAGATAGAATTGTATGGAGTTTCGATGACCATTGGTCTTTTTGGAATCCAGGTGAAAAATTACGAGAACACGTCTTTGAGGTTTCCTCGAAACCCAACGCTCGGCTCCGTGAAACCCTATCGAATTCTTGTTCGCTTTTGGGCACCTCGGATGCAGACTCGATAGAA
This window encodes:
- a CDS encoding DUF2357 domain-containing protein translates to MMNNRIYVSFHHWPWSVDVEDESASATDDGIELLYYGSPVVSVTAGTQVFLSTRYEKFVPLGPSFLDGTEVYETPHGVLSKKSRSQGEMMILSQGSRKKIAIEAKGAKHRTTRDGISESPMAVEVLRWSQFFDDLLDDKTIKATQSGKIPWIKVLRFLETQRSELQKPRLSLIVRIAEAMHYKLPKTVSGMRRILLRERSQQRISRICETDDRCLQWYVRQPGTNMAEKGGGRQELLAVVRRESFDVLENRVLKDFLFRCDLESKRYITNEVEINPNFVGSKRGKDVRRFREICTTSLKNRDFEAVPKAGAIVRPNYVLQNDLRYKEIWKWYCRLLRRAEEKDRFWDWQSRTWADIVRLLMNLSIVYLEGMGAPKRGVNIRRVLGSSLHVTREQVLGSRTRGGCEPGPFVVERCNNGKAQALAILEVVHPDEAYKHSIVKNLGRTGGHLYLVVRPLADSQVKSDVMIVWGVNSAGTNNQVPWEDVSGSATRALLFHRNVLAGARITNLPKLHGLVANSVLDSEGADVVCEESDAPIVVIPSDPLRWYDVVEYFAVLLSNWLEKRL